A genomic window from Salvelinus sp. IW2-2015 linkage group LG13, ASM291031v2, whole genome shotgun sequence includes:
- the dnttip2 gene encoding deoxynucleotidyltransferase terminal-interacting protein 2: MVATRRGVRVCSPTKTNSDESSGVTATPASTRRTRRTADKGETATQSEVTSDSQRDVPSKAQSTTGKRKTRVSKRETVSANQVDSTHEADVSESESCCSAISDMEAIPDTQPARRGQRRAAGRDQPDSTKEEDVSEVDSCSLSVSRRPNTRRATRSLRKAVLTDSAKKDNDVSEAESCSSVVSESKVPGSQTRVTRRTAVSSSRASSKCHTEDTELSDPESCVSGDQTSTVXRVTRSRRGRFVEAIPMHLEETTDGSNSPLPRRRSRGKGCPCDPQSPQDSESFESGPSMTPRRSTRRLSELKKTGTTVSDSESDLTDVYTPLGSPRSVRGRGTPCSSRTGSNSSSRAAPVTRLTAKALDILVEKALCESDKVRASEVAEESVVLEDTVDADPDCFMIEEVGEEDKTLTLEDVVMGEPAAPIQDAAPAREHTGSVTVSEDAEMPEVTSVQQDSAETTAREDPENNTSMVDVPVQENIQEKVTICESADTEMAEAVCEPAVEAEDQQRELSTEDAADADAPVIIEQETMTPADSQVSLKQTVKVAACENVMSPVIVVSEEEEEKTVDVNTHTDPPLEVKNQECKAVPSEEAMDVSSTLVTENKTADQDEAPHTTEPIKVTSRLSLKVSVSDADKIEESRDCVIIQKSGVISLLESSDNEEDDDGISQHSGEGDERERKDSDGDEEAVCIEEAAGPSRPQAAAQSSADGLFVIDTRPGLQSDECYYVDEKEEGDTEAIEEVQDEEEFVDEEDDDDDXEDEQVLFTSRNPHLKELSSRIDPGLKVKELGGLYINFDGSKSKTVSNSLKKLKEQKSQDELMKKSVIGPEFEKRDAVPPYRESKQAAKLKRKEERDKTTGAGWFNMRAPEMTEELKGDLKALKMRGAMDPKRFYKKNDRDGFPKYFQVATVVDNPVDFYHSRVPKKDRKRTMVEELLADAEFRHNNKKKYRQIMTEKAAIGXGQKNRKSNKFRK, from the exons ATGGTGGCCACCAGAAGAGGAGTACGTGTATGCTCCCCAACTAAAACAAACTCCGATGAATCCTCTGGAGTTACG GCCACTCCAGCGTCCACTCGGAGAACCAGGAGGACAGCTGATAAAGGGGAGACTGCAACCCAGTCTGAGGTGACCAGTGACTCCCAGCGAGATGTTCCCTCCAAGGCCCAGAGCACCACCGGGAAGAGGAAGACCAGGGTGTCTAAACGTGAAACTGTCTCTGCTAACCAGGTAGACTCCACTCATGAAGCTGACGTGTCCGAGTCAGAGTCCTGCTGTTCTGCTATATCAGATATGGAGGCTATCCCCGACACACAGCCAGCTCGCAGGGGCCAAAGGAGAGCTGCAGGTAGGGACCAGCCTGACTCTACGAAGGAGGAGGACGTGTCTGAGGTAGACTCTTGTTCATTGTCTGTCTCCAGAAGACCAAACACTCGCAGAGCCACCAGGAGTCTGAGGAAGGCTGTTCTCACGGACTCTGCCAAAAAGGACAATGATGTTTCAGAGGCAGAGTCCTGCAGCTCTGTGGTGTCTGAGTCCAAGGTGCCTGGCTCGCAGACCAGAGTGACCAGGAGGACTGCCGTGTCCAGCAGCCGGGCTTCTTCAAAGTGTCACACCGAGGACACAGAGCTTTCTGATCCTGAGTCCTGTGTCTCTGGTGATCAGACCTCCACAGTGCRCAGAGTGACCAGAAGCAGGAGAGGAAGGTTTGTTGAAGCTATCCCCATGCATTTGGAGGAAACCACTGATGGCTCCAACTCTCCTCTACCCCGCAGGAGAAGCAGAGGTAAAGGATGTCCCTGTGACCCCCAGAGTCCCCAGGACTCAGAGAGCTTTGAGTCTGGGCCAAGCATGACTCCCAGGAGGTCCACTCGCAGGCTGTCTGAGCTGAAAAAAACAGGCACCACTGTTTCAGACTCTGAGTCTGACCTGACTGATGTGTATACCCCTCTGGGGAGCCCTAGGTCAGTGAGAGGTAGGGGCACTCCCTGCAGTAGTCGCACTGGATCCAACAGCAGTTCCAGGGCAGCACCAGTTACCCGGCTGACAGCCAAGGCCCTGGATATACTAGTTGAGAAAGCCCTATGCGAGTCAGATAAGGTGAGAGCATCTGAGGTTGCTGAAGAAAGTGTAGTGTTGGAGGACACAGTCGACGCTGATCCAGACTGCTTCATGATAGAAGAAGTGGGGGAAGAAGATAAGACTCTAACCCTTGAGGATGTAGTGATGGGTGAACCAGCAGCGCCCATCCAAGATGCAGCACCTGCTCGGGAGCATACAGGGAGTGTGACAGTCTCTGAGGATGCAGAGATGCCAGAGGTCACTAGTGTACAACAGGATTCAGCCGAGACAACCGCCAGGGAAGACCCAGAGAATAATACCTCTATGGTGGATGTCCCTGTTCAGGAAAACATACAGGAGAAGGTGACCATCTGTGAGAGTGCTGATACAGAGATGGCTGAGGCAGTCTGTGAGCCTGCAGTGGAAGCagaagaccagcagagggagctgTCCACTGAGGATGCAGCCGATGCGGACGCCCCAGTGATAATTGAACAGGAGACGATGACGCCAGCTGATTCACAAGTCTCTCTTAAGCAAACAGTAAAAGTAGCAGCGTGTGAAAATGTAATGTCCCCTGTTATAGTCgtgtctgaggaagaggaggaaaagacCGTGGATGTAAACACCCACACAGATCCTCCATTGGAGGTAAAGAACCAGGAATGTAAGGCAGTGCCTAGTGAGGAGGCTATGGATGTCAGCAGCACACTAGTAACTGAGAATAAAACGGCTGACCAAGATGAAGCCCCTCACACCACAGAGCCCATTAAGGTGACCTCCAGACTGAGCCTGAAGGTCAGTGTATCTGATGCCGACAAGATAGAGGAGTCCAGAGACTGTGTCATCATACAGAAATCTGGCGTGATCAGTCTGCTGGAGAGCAGTGACAATGAAGAGGATGACGACGGCATCAGTCAGCATTCTGGGGAAGGGgatgagagggaaagaaaggattCTGATGGTGACGAGGAAGCTGTCTGTATAGAGGAGGCGGCGGGCCCATCCAGACCCCAAGCTGCTGCTCAGTCCTCAGCTGATGGCCTGTTTGTCATAGACACCCGGCCTGGCCTTCAGTCAGATGAATGTTACTACGTGGatgagaaggaagagggagacacagaggcCATTGAAGAAGTGCAAGATGAGGAAGAATTTGTtgatgaagaggatgatgatgatgatgaMGAAGATGAACAAGTCCTCTTCACAAGCAGAAATCCACACTT GAAAGAGTTGTCCAGCCGTATTGACCCGGGCCTGAAAGTGAAGGAGCTTGGGGGATTATACATCAATTTCGATGGCAGCAAATCAAAGACAGTCTCTAATTCCCTGAAAAAACTGAAGGAACAGAAGAGCCAAGATGAG TTGATGAAGAAGAGTGTTATTGGCCCAGAGTTTGAGAAGAGAGATGCTGTGCCTCCATACAGGGAGTCCAAACAGGCTGCGAAACTGAAGCGCAAA GAGGAGAGGGACAAGACCACTGGAGCCGGCTGGTTTAACATGAGGGCTCCTGAAATGACAGAGGAATTAAAGGGTGACCTCAAAGCACTGAAAATGCGTGGAGCAATGGACCCCAAGCGGTTTTATAAGAAGAATGATAGAGATGGATTCCCCAAGTACTTCCAG GTTGCTACAGTAGTAGATAACCCTGTGGACTTCTACCATTCCCGTGTCCCGAAGAAAGACCGGAAGAGAACCATGGTGGAGGAGTTGCTTGCTGATGCAGAGTTCAGACA caacaacaagaaGAAATACCGACAGATCATGACAGAAAAAGCAGCCATTGGTRCTGGCCAGAAGAATAGGAAGAGTAATAAGTTCAGAAAGTAA
- the LOC111972193 gene encoding glutamate--cysteine ligase regulatory subunit isoform X1 — protein MENHTSAKVLLNHATNLYLHTGNLVNRSRLKKKCPSSPSEEIQDCVRATLNEWFATIPPTTPMDLPDTIDCSIPQATEAITPEEREELKVSVKLFICEADLSSIKDAVDKSCQALAVSQLDSVIIAPPVLPEGESQTLENLQPAWTELEGLVQSHKIAAIGTSDLDKELLEQLYNWAQVKPSSNQVNLASCCVMPPDLTAFAKEFDIQLLTHNDPKELITAASFQEAVQESTQDLKVADWRLEWVLRYSIIVKSRGIIKAKGYLVHSKRNNL, from the exons ATGGAAAATCACACCAGTGCTAAGGTGCTCCTCAACCATGCTACTAATTTGTATCTTCACACGGGGAATTTAGTAAACCGAAGCCGTCTCAAGAAAAAATGTCCGTCTTCACCTAGCGAAGAG ATTCAAGACTGTGTTCGAGCCACTCTTAATGAGTGGTTTGCCACCATACCACCAACAACACCAATG GACCTACCAGACACCATTGACTGCTCCATCCCCCAAGCTACAGAAGCAATCACAcctgaagagagggaggagctgAAGGTCTCTG TGAAACTATTTATTTGCGAGGCAGACCTCTCTTCAATCAAAGATGCAGTCGATAAGT CTTGTCAGGCCCTGGCTGTGTCCCAGCTGGACTCGGTGATCATTGCACCCCCTGTTCTGCCTGAGGGGGAGAGCCAGACCCTGGAGAACCTGCAGCCTGCCTGGACGGAGCTGGAGGGCTTGGTGCAGAGCCACAAGATCGCTGCCATCGGAACCTCCGACCTGGACAAGGAGCTCCTGGAGCAGCTCTACAACTGGGCCCAG GTGAAACCCAGTAGTAACCAGGTGAATCTGGCCTCCTGCTGTGTGATGCCCCCTGACCTGACTGCTTTTGCAAAGGAGTTTGACATTCAGCTACTGACTCATAATGACCCAAAAG AACTGATTACTGCTGCCAGCTTCCAGGARGCAGTGCAggagagcactcaggacctgaaGGTAGCAGACTGGAGGTTGGAGTGGGTTTTGCGCTACTCCATCATTGTCAAAAGCAGGGGGATCATCAAAGCAAAAGGCTACCTTGTTCACTCAAAGAGAAACAACCTGTAG
- the mrpl55 gene encoding large ribosomal subunit protein mL55: MALQKVWTSKSVLNRCLQEVVAQSHFLPVSSLHTTTTQHNSNKTSIVRSSRQKYERLYPLLLVQPDGSTINIRYKEPKRILMMPVDISTLSEEERKMRMRKRDPRKGAVKQRTVEFKDDFKVDDYSKFWKK, encoded by the exons ATGGCCCTACAGAAAGTATGGACGTCGAAGAGTGTTTTAAACAG ATGTCTACAAGAGGTGGTTGCTCAGAGTCATTTCCTTCCTGTATCAAGTTTACACACAACAACCACTCAGCACAACTCCAACAAGACATCAATTGTACGAAGCAGTCGACAGAAGTATGAAAGGTTGTATCCACTGTTGCTCGTACAACCCGATGGTTCCACAATTAACATTAGGTACAAAGAGCCCAAGAGGATACTCATG ATGCCTGTGGACATCAGTACACTCTCAGAGGAAGAAAGGAAAATGAGGATGCGGAAGCGGGATCCCAGGAAGGGAGCTGTTAAGCAGAGGACAGTGGAATTCAAAGATGATTTCAAAGTGGATGATTACAGCAAGTTTTGGAAGAAGTGA
- the LOC111972193 gene encoding glutamate--cysteine ligase regulatory subunit isoform X2, translating to MENHTSAKVLLNHATNLYLHTGNLVNRSRLKKKCPSSPSEEDLPDTIDCSIPQATEAITPEEREELKVSVKLFICEADLSSIKDAVDKSCQALAVSQLDSVIIAPPVLPEGESQTLENLQPAWTELEGLVQSHKIAAIGTSDLDKELLEQLYNWAQVKPSSNQVNLASCCVMPPDLTAFAKEFDIQLLTHNDPKELITAASFQEAVQESTQDLKVADWRLEWVLRYSIIVKSRGIIKAKGYLVHSKRNNL from the exons ATGGAAAATCACACCAGTGCTAAGGTGCTCCTCAACCATGCTACTAATTTGTATCTTCACACGGGGAATTTAGTAAACCGAAGCCGTCTCAAGAAAAAATGTCCGTCTTCACCTAGCGAAGAG GACCTACCAGACACCATTGACTGCTCCATCCCCCAAGCTACAGAAGCAATCACAcctgaagagagggaggagctgAAGGTCTCTG TGAAACTATTTATTTGCGAGGCAGACCTCTCTTCAATCAAAGATGCAGTCGATAAGT CTTGTCAGGCCCTGGCTGTGTCCCAGCTGGACTCGGTGATCATTGCACCCCCTGTTCTGCCTGAGGGGGAGAGCCAGACCCTGGAGAACCTGCAGCCTGCCTGGACGGAGCTGGAGGGCTTGGTGCAGAGCCACAAGATCGCTGCCATCGGAACCTCCGACCTGGACAAGGAGCTCCTGGAGCAGCTCTACAACTGGGCCCAG GTGAAACCCAGTAGTAACCAGGTGAATCTGGCCTCCTGCTGTGTGATGCCCCCTGACCTGACTGCTTTTGCAAAGGAGTTTGACATTCAGCTACTGACTCATAATGACCCAAAAG AACTGATTACTGCTGCCAGCTTCCAGGARGCAGTGCAggagagcactcaggacctgaaGGTAGCAGACTGGAGGTTGGAGTGGGTTTTGCGCTACTCCATCATTGTCAAAAGCAGGGGGATCATCAAAGCAAAAGGCTACCTTGTTCACTCAAAGAGAAACAACCTGTAG